The following are from one region of the Streptomyces rubrogriseus genome:
- a CDS encoding SCO7613 C-terminal domain-containing membrane protein: MTNLPPPAEELRFLDAELRQLDLRRAALLRRRAWLVHTLQAAAARQPAPGPGTAPAGPPAGTGAGARRPEATAPGVQNVLLVLGGVLLTIAAIAFTLVSWGHLGIAGRALVLGALTVGALGVPVALLRRGLRSTAEAVAALGTALTVLDAYALHEVTFPGTDGVGYTATASAVLAALWAVYGVRLRLRHPLPLAVATAHLPLLLWAIAVGAGPYTLTAVALATAAGGTAVALRAAPLPVRIVAVTGALGTGAAGVLSAGWLCWSASGPGPAARAAALLLVAAALALVAGRFVPRPEISMGAAFAAGLCVVAGAGGVLRVTVPGDWTVPGCLGCAIALLAAELTPLHRPLRQGLVRASVAVQGFAVLWTLPLVAGCVLGPAVRGARPWSGTPQDFRDAVFAGLPRPPYAGTAPLVLAVVAAVLVVAGRRTARRPAVTVVAMVLGWAAVLVLPVVLRLPYAAGLVAHAVVVAAALFFAAWSGRADKRLSPPSLTALLLALVTSVGLALVSLASEPATIAVLVTLTVLFAAAGLRPGPAPFTAPAALCHATALACAIGASAGWPPHHTALLVLAVPAVAALIASRTGGARVTVPVEAAGAAAGLLALALAAPEPPMLALVLSLCGAVAAATALRPERRAAGWAAAALFLLATWVRLAAWDVAAPEAYTLPVTGPVLVVGLLRRRRDAAVSSWTAYGSGLAVTLVPSLLAAWDDRHWLRPLALGVAALVVTLAGARHRLQAPLVLGPAVLALVALHELAPYLTQVVGALPRWAPPALAGLVLLVLGATYEQRLRDARRLREALGRLG; encoded by the coding sequence ATGACGAACCTTCCGCCCCCGGCCGAGGAGCTGCGGTTCCTGGACGCCGAGTTGCGGCAACTCGACCTGCGCCGCGCCGCCCTGCTGCGGCGCCGTGCGTGGCTGGTCCACACGCTGCAGGCGGCCGCCGCGCGGCAGCCCGCCCCCGGCCCCGGGACCGCGCCGGCGGGACCGCCCGCCGGCACCGGTGCCGGCGCACGCCGCCCGGAGGCGACCGCGCCCGGCGTGCAGAACGTGCTGCTGGTGCTCGGTGGCGTACTGCTGACGATCGCGGCGATCGCGTTCACCCTCGTCAGCTGGGGTCACCTGGGGATCGCGGGACGCGCTCTGGTGCTCGGTGCGCTGACCGTGGGGGCACTCGGTGTGCCGGTGGCCCTGCTGCGACGCGGGCTGAGGTCGACGGCCGAGGCCGTGGCGGCTCTCGGGACCGCCCTGACCGTCCTCGACGCCTACGCGCTCCACGAGGTGACGTTCCCCGGCACGGACGGTGTCGGGTACACGGCCACCGCGTCCGCCGTCCTCGCGGCGCTGTGGGCCGTGTACGGCGTTCGCCTCCGGCTCCGGCACCCCCTCCCGCTCGCCGTGGCGACCGCCCATCTGCCCCTGCTGCTGTGGGCGATCGCCGTCGGAGCGGGTCCGTACACGCTCACGGCGGTGGCGCTGGCGACCGCCGCCGGCGGCACCGCTGTCGCGCTGCGCGCCGCGCCGCTGCCGGTGCGGATCGTCGCCGTCACCGGCGCACTGGGTACGGGCGCCGCCGGTGTGCTGTCGGCGGGGTGGCTCTGCTGGAGCGCGTCCGGCCCGGGCCCGGCCGCTCGGGCGGCGGCGCTCCTGCTCGTGGCGGCGGCGCTCGCGCTGGTGGCCGGCCGCTTCGTTCCCCGGCCGGAGATCTCCATGGGCGCCGCCTTCGCGGCCGGCCTGTGCGTGGTCGCCGGGGCCGGTGGGGTGCTGCGGGTGACGGTGCCCGGCGACTGGACGGTGCCGGGGTGCCTGGGCTGCGCGATCGCCCTGCTGGCGGCGGAGCTGACGCCGCTCCACCGGCCCTTGCGGCAGGGGCTGGTGCGCGCCTCGGTGGCGGTTCAGGGCTTCGCGGTGCTGTGGACGCTCCCCCTGGTCGCCGGGTGCGTCCTCGGTCCGGCGGTCCGGGGTGCGCGGCCCTGGTCCGGTACGCCGCAGGATTTCCGGGACGCCGTGTTCGCGGGCCTGCCCCGGCCGCCGTACGCGGGCACCGCGCCGCTGGTCCTCGCCGTGGTGGCCGCGGTGCTGGTGGTGGCCGGACGCCGCACGGCACGGCGCCCGGCGGTCACGGTGGTGGCGATGGTCCTCGGCTGGGCGGCCGTCCTCGTCCTCCCGGTGGTGCTGCGACTGCCCTACGCGGCCGGTCTGGTGGCGCATGCGGTCGTGGTCGCGGCGGCCCTGTTCTTCGCGGCGTGGTCCGGCCGCGCGGACAAGCGGCTGTCGCCGCCGTCCCTGACGGCCCTCCTGCTGGCGCTCGTCACCTCGGTCGGCCTCGCCCTCGTCTCGCTGGCCTCCGAGCCCGCGACGATCGCCGTACTCGTGACGCTGACGGTCCTGTTCGCCGCCGCCGGGCTCCGCCCGGGGCCCGCGCCCTTCACGGCGCCCGCCGCCCTCTGCCACGCCACGGCCCTCGCCTGCGCGATCGGTGCGTCCGCGGGCTGGCCGCCGCACCACACGGCGCTGCTGGTCCTCGCCGTGCCCGCCGTCGCCGCCCTGATCGCGTCGCGGACGGGTGGGGCGCGCGTCACCGTACCGGTCGAGGCGGCGGGTGCGGCCGCGGGGCTGCTGGCGCTCGCGCTCGCCGCGCCGGAGCCGCCGATGCTGGCCCTGGTGCTCTCCCTCTGCGGTGCCGTCGCGGCGGCCACCGCGCTGCGCCCGGAGCGGCGGGCGGCCGGTTGGGCGGCGGCAGCGCTGTTCCTGCTGGCCACCTGGGTGCGCCTGGCGGCCTGGGACGTCGCCGCTCCGGAGGCCTACACCCTGCCGGTGACCGGACCCGTGCTGGTCGTCGGGCTTCTGCGCAGACGTCGTGATGCCGCGGTGTCGTCGTGGACGGCGTACGGCTCCGGGCTGGCCGTCACCCTGGTGCCGAGTCTGCTCGCCGCCTGGGACGACCGGCACTGGCTGCGTCCGCTGGCACTCGGCGTCGCCGCGCTCGTGGTGACGCTGGCGGGCGCCCGGCACCGGCTCCAGGCGCCACTGGTCCTCGGCCCGGCCGTGCTCGCGCTGGTGGCGCTGCACGAACTGGCCCCGTACCTCACCCAGGTCGTCGGCGCGCTCCCCCGCTGGGCTCCTCCCGCCCTCGCCGGTCTCGTGCTGCTGGTCCTCGGCGCCACCTACGAGCAACGGCTGCGGGACGCCCGGCGCCTGAGGGAGGCACTGGGGCGGCTCGGCTAG
- a CDS encoding YceI family protein: protein MGIFSRRQTATVEQPSAAGQDPFAARSATAVATPDPALRALTGRWTIDRPHSRIGFSVRHAMVTTVRGAFTDYDSTLHFDGARPSESRADLVIRVASVDTGVEQRDAHLVGKDFFDARRHPEMIFRSTSTTQESAESFRMTGDLTIRGTTRPVELQLDYLGSVVDPFGYERAGFDGTTTIDRRDWGLVYNQRLEAGGSMVSEKVRLQFDISAIRSS from the coding sequence ATGGGTATCTTCAGCCGCCGCCAGACCGCCACCGTCGAGCAGCCGTCGGCCGCCGGGCAGGACCCGTTCGCCGCGCGGTCCGCGACGGCGGTCGCCACGCCCGACCCGGCCCTTCGCGCGCTGACGGGGCGATGGACCATCGACCGCCCGCACAGCCGGATCGGATTCTCCGTGCGGCACGCGATGGTCACCACGGTCCGCGGGGCGTTCACCGACTACGACAGCACGCTCCACTTCGACGGAGCCCGCCCCTCCGAGTCCCGGGCCGACCTCGTCATCCGGGTGGCCAGCGTCGACACCGGCGTGGAACAACGGGACGCCCACCTCGTCGGCAAGGACTTCTTCGACGCGCGGCGCCACCCGGAGATGATCTTCCGCTCCACCTCCACCACCCAGGAGTCCGCGGAGAGCTTCCGCATGACGGGGGACCTGACCATCCGGGGCACGACCCGCCCCGTCGAGCTCCAACTGGACTACCTCGGCTCGGTCGTGGACCCGTTCGGCTACGAGCGGGCGGGTTTCGACGGCACCACCACCATCGACCGCAGGGACTGGGGCCTGGTCTACAACCAGCGGCTCGAGGCGGGCGGCAGCATGGTGAGCGAGAAGGTCCGCCTGCAGTTCGACATCTCCGCGATCCGCTCCTCCTGA